One Solibacillus sp. R5-41 DNA segment encodes these proteins:
- a CDS encoding LysR family transcriptional regulator: MELKDLEIFQKVAEKGTVTEAAKELSYVQSNITSRIQKLETELNTPLFNRHNRGMSLTPEGKKLLVYCEKILSLTNEMVKFVQSREEPSGKLEIGTVETVIKLPTILSTYTKKYKNVDLSLFSGVTEKLQEDVLKHQIDGAFVTEIDPHPELVYHNVFQEELVLISDVNTTSIEQLIHEPFLCFSKGCGYRARLEAWYKDQHIIPQKVMEFGTLETILSSVVVGLGITFVPKSTVLHLEKRGLIHCHALPEKYSKINTVFVRRSNSYLTSTIEKFIETIEQSKSETSELQSF, encoded by the coding sequence ATGGAATTAAAAGATTTAGAGATTTTCCAAAAGGTCGCTGAAAAAGGTACCGTTACAGAAGCAGCAAAAGAGTTAAGTTATGTACAGTCAAATATTACATCGAGGATCCAAAAACTTGAAACGGAACTAAATACACCTTTGTTCAACCGACATAATCGAGGAATGAGTTTAACACCCGAGGGAAAAAAGCTATTAGTATATTGCGAAAAGATATTATCATTAACAAACGAAATGGTAAAATTTGTGCAAAGTAGAGAGGAACCTTCTGGTAAATTAGAAATAGGCACAGTTGAAACTGTCATTAAACTACCGACAATTCTATCAACGTACACTAAAAAATATAAGAATGTGGATTTGTCGCTATTCTCTGGAGTGACTGAAAAGCTGCAAGAAGATGTATTAAAACATCAGATTGATGGAGCTTTTGTGACTGAAATAGACCCTCACCCAGAGCTTGTGTACCATAATGTTTTTCAAGAAGAGCTTGTATTAATATCAGATGTAAACACAACATCCATCGAACAACTAATACATGAGCCATTCTTATGTTTTAGTAAAGGATGTGGCTACCGGGCAAGACTTGAAGCTTGGTATAAAGATCAACATATTATCCCTCAAAAAGTAATGGAATTTGGCACATTAGAAACGATATTAAGTAGTGTTGTCGTCGGTCTTGGTATCACATTTGTTCCAAAATCGACTGTTTTACATTTGGAAAAAAGAGGGCTCATTCACTGCCATGCTCTCCCTGAAAAATATAGTAAAATCAACACTGTTTTCGTTAGGAGATCCAATTCATACCTCACCTCAACAATCGAAAAATTTATCGAAACAATTGAACAGAGTAAAAGTGAAACGTCTGAACTTCAGTCTTTTTAA